The DNA window TCTAGGGAAGAAAGTATGCAGTTTACTCAAAGTACTGTAGGCAGAAAGATGATTATGGCAGTAACCGGGCTGTGTCTGGTGCTGTTTCTCATTATACACTCTGTAGGTAACCTTGGAGTGTTTTCCGGTCCAGACGGTATCAATGCCTATGCCGATTTTCTCCACAATCTGGGTGCCGGTGTGTGGATTTTCCGTATCGCGTTGGCTGCCATTTTCGTGATTCACATTGCGTATGGTATACAGTTAACCATGGAAAACATGGCAGCTCGACCTGACGGGTACACTTACAAGCAGGACTCCCGTGCCACATTCGCAAGCAAGACAATGATTTACACTGGGTTTATCATTTTTGCATTCCTTGTTTACCACCTCCTGCACTTCACCATCCGTGTAACCAACCCGGAAATTTACGGATTAGATGCTGCGGGTCGTTTTGATGTGTTTACTATGATGGTAGAAGGATTCAGCAGTGT is part of the Desulfurispira natronophila genome and encodes:
- a CDS encoding succinate dehydrogenase cytochrome b subunit is translated as MQFTQSTVGRKMIMAVTGLCLVLFLIIHSVGNLGVFSGPDGINAYADFLHNLGAGVWIFRIALAAIFVIHIAYGIQLTMENMAARPDGYTYKQDSRATFASKTMIYTGFIIFAFLVYHLLHFTIRVTNPEIYGLDAAGRFDVFTMMVEGFSSVVVSLVYLIAMIALILHLSHGVASIFQTVGLNNVKSLPIIEKVGKAVAILLFLAFICIPVAILIGIVSL